A genomic stretch from Armatimonadota bacterium includes:
- a CDS encoding alpha/beta fold hydrolase, with product MRWLAALLAMMLVMTVASAQSKPTTGYAPVNGLKMYYEIHGSGQPVVLLHGAFMTITINWDGWIDELSKTRKVIAVEMQGHGRTADISREPSPENLADDVAALLKYLKISQADLIGYSMGGEVALQCAIRHPDRVRKAVIISSTFRSDGMVAGSREAIAGLTADVFKGSPIETEYKRLSPTPDYFPQFVQRIVASASKPYDFGADKIRATKAPMFFINGDADGILLSHIAEMFRLKGGETHGDMGPRTSSRLAILPDTTHVTLMQRGSVIIPMVNDFLDAKP from the coding sequence ATGCGGTGGTTAGCAGCGTTGCTAGCCATGATGCTTGTCATGACTGTTGCATCGGCCCAATCCAAACCCACGACCGGCTACGCGCCGGTCAATGGGCTCAAGATGTACTACGAGATTCACGGGAGTGGCCAACCCGTGGTGTTACTTCACGGCGCGTTCATGACCATCACCATCAACTGGGATGGCTGGATCGACGAGCTTTCCAAAACGCGAAAGGTCATCGCCGTTGAAATGCAAGGCCATGGCCGCACCGCCGACATCTCGCGAGAACCCTCGCCCGAAAACCTCGCCGACGATGTGGCCGCCCTACTCAAATATCTGAAGATTTCCCAAGCAGACCTGATCGGCTATAGCATGGGCGGAGAGGTGGCGTTGCAGTGCGCCATCCGCCATCCCGACCGCGTACGAAAGGCGGTGATCATTTCGTCCACCTTCCGCAGTGACGGCATGGTCGCGGGTTCGCGCGAGGCCATCGCGGGCCTCACGGCGGACGTCTTCAAAGGCTCGCCCATCGAGACCGAGTACAAGCGACTGAGCCCAACTCCCGACTACTTTCCGCAGTTCGTCCAGCGGATCGTCGCCTCGGCCTCCAAACCGTATGACTTCGGAGCTGACAAAATAAGGGCCACCAAAGCGCCGATGTTCTTCATCAATGGCGACGCGGACGGCATTCTGCTCTCGCACATCGCCGAGATGTTTCGACTCAAAGGCGGAGAAACCCACGGCGACATGGGACCGCGCACGTCATCGCGGCTGGCCATCTTGCCCGACACCACCCATGTCACGCTGATGCAGCGCGGATCCGTCATCATCCCCATGGTCAACGACTTTCTCGACGCCAAGCCGTAG
- a CDS encoding ATPase: MHLNSQNKNNTTVERISECEVVVKRTVNAPTRLVFKAWTTPELFRRWWVPKSYGLNLVACDMDIRVGGQYRLAFLHEGSTMEFFGTYVEVTPTSRLVWTNDEGDAGQTITTVTFEEMEDQTLLIIHDRYPSPEAVETGATGAMPEVLDQLEELLATMESD; this comes from the coding sequence ATGCACCTAAATAGCCAAAACAAGAACAACACGACCGTAGAGCGAATTTCTGAATGCGAAGTCGTTGTTAAACGCACCGTCAACGCACCCACCCGCCTCGTGTTCAAGGCGTGGACCACGCCCGAACTATTCCGGCGATGGTGGGTTCCAAAGTCGTACGGGCTGAACCTGGTCGCCTGCGACATGGATATCCGCGTCGGCGGCCAGTACCGCTTAGCATTCCTCCACGAGGGTTCGACGATGGAATTTTTCGGAACCTACGTCGAAGTGACACCGACCTCACGCCTAGTTTGGACCAACGATGAAGGCGACGCGGGCCAAACCATCACCACCGTGACCTTCGAAGAAATGGAAGACCAGACACTTCTGATCATTCACGATCGCTATCCGTCGCCCGAAGCGGTTGAAACCGGAGCGACCGGCGCAATGCCCGAGGTCCTCGACCAACTCGAAGAACTTCTCGCCACGATGGAGTCGGATTGA
- a CDS encoding helix-turn-helix domain-containing protein, with translation MVQYSQTHFDTSFGALSDATRRGILEQLGRADASITALAEKFQMTLTGMKKHVGVLEQAGLVRTEKIGRVRTCRLGQRGLEEEAAWIERYHQLWAARFDELDLIVEELKQQENANAPK, from the coding sequence ATGGTTCAGTATAGTCAAACCCACTTCGATACCTCGTTTGGCGCGCTATCAGACGCCACCCGGCGCGGCATCCTGGAGCAACTCGGACGTGCCGACGCCTCGATCACGGCTCTTGCCGAAAAATTCCAAATGACCCTCACGGGCATGAAGAAGCACGTCGGCGTCCTGGAGCAAGCCGGGCTCGTCAGGACCGAGAAGATCGGCCGCGTCCGAACCTGCAGGCTCGGACAGCGCGGACTCGAAGAAGAGGCGGCGTGGATCGAGAGGTATCACCAACTCTGGGCCGCACGCTTTGATGAACTGGACCTTATAGTCGAAGAATTGAAACAGCAGGAGAACGCAAATGCACCTAAATAG
- a CDS encoding DUF4236 domain-containing protein: protein MGLRFHRSFKLFPGVRLNVSKSGFSTSFGVRGATINVGPRGVRGTVGIPGTGLSYSAKIAPGAPSLPVGAPYWSPPHSARRGNPVLPVPPQNVPYIPSQGMNQISSAAVEWLTSDGLQDLRDMLVDAKRQRQEIREDLLSTKKELAARERELRWKDSFLRFLFKKRVAELSQLVPELRRHIGELNAWNEATHIDIQFETGNQALRAYGDLVRAYEACRNCQAIWDVTADRATNRVVERTTATRSVDRRPVRFEYDDSDIIRFKGRAMRLSNANGDDLLLYPGIILIPRADGAFALLDFRDVMLHSGAVDFIESERIPADSKVVGHTWAKANKDGSPDRRFASNYQIPVCEYGRLHFASRTGLNEEFQLSNSMAAISFGHAFTAYSRALSMAPSSVTAP from the coding sequence ATGGGTTTAAGATTTCATCGGTCATTTAAGCTGTTTCCTGGGGTTCGGCTCAATGTTAGCAAGAGCGGATTCAGCACTAGTTTTGGAGTGAGAGGAGCCACCATTAATGTGGGACCTCGTGGTGTAAGAGGGACGGTGGGAATACCAGGTACCGGACTCTCCTATAGCGCCAAGATTGCTCCAGGCGCTCCTAGTTTGCCTGTTGGGGCTCCGTATTGGTCTCCGCCCCATTCCGCTCGACGAGGAAATCCGGTCCTACCCGTGCCGCCTCAAAACGTTCCCTACATCCCCTCGCAAGGAATGAATCAGATTTCGAGTGCGGCAGTGGAATGGCTAACTTCGGACGGATTGCAAGACTTGAGAGACATGCTCGTGGATGCTAAGAGGCAGCGTCAGGAGATTCGAGAAGACTTGCTGTCAACAAAAAAGGAATTGGCGGCTCGTGAGAGGGAGCTTCGGTGGAAGGACAGTTTCCTTAGATTTCTTTTCAAGAAAAGGGTTGCCGAACTTTCCCAACTTGTTCCTGAATTACGTCGACATATCGGTGAGCTCAACGCATGGAATGAAGCGACACACATTGATATCCAATTTGAAACAGGCAATCAGGCTCTAAGGGCATACGGAGATCTGGTTCGGGCTTACGAGGCATGCCGAAATTGCCAAGCAATATGGGATGTCACTGCCGACCGGGCCACGAATCGAGTAGTGGAAAGGACTACCGCCACGAGGTCCGTCGATAGACGCCCGGTGCGGTTCGAGTACGATGACAGCGACATTATCAGGTTCAAAGGTAGGGCGATGAGGCTTTCGAATGCCAACGGAGACGACCTGCTTCTTTATCCCGGAATCATTCTCATTCCCAGGGCAGACGGAGCTTTCGCTTTGCTGGACTTTCGTGATGTCATGTTGCATTCAGGGGCCGTTGACTTCATCGAGTCCGAACGAATTCCGGCAGATTCGAAAGTTGTCGGTCACACCTGGGCCAAGGCAAATAAGGATGGCTCCCCGGATCGACGCTTTGCTAGCAACTACCAGATTCCGGTCTGCGAATATGGGCGGCTCCATTTCGCAAGCCGGACCGGTTTGAACGAGGAGTTCCAACTGTCAAATTCCATGGCGGCCATATCTTTCGGACATGCTTTCACTGCCTATTCGAGAGCCCTTTCTATGGCACCGAGTTCAGTTACTGCGCCCTGA